A window of the Rhinoraja longicauda isolate Sanriku21f chromosome 20, sRhiLon1.1, whole genome shotgun sequence genome harbors these coding sequences:
- the LOC144603742 gene encoding caveolin-2-like: MGKEAGPGDRGVRGDTEEVLRAAKLLPGGQEDQEWREQHRRDRDRDPGGNNTHVKVSFEDVIAEPVATQSFDGIWICSHASFEVSKFLLYKVLTLFLAIPLAFIIGILFAVTSYVHIWFLMPIVKTFMMILPPIKIIWKSIMDMFVSPLFESKGRCFSAFNIRFSEI, translated from the exons aTGGGGAAGGAAGCGGGGCCGGGTGACCGAGGGGTGCGGGGTGACACAGAGGAGGTGCTGCGGGCGGCCAAGCTGCTGCCTGGTGGGCAGGAGGACCAGGAGTGGAGAGAGCAACacaggagagacagagacagagaccccGGGGGCAACAACACACacgtcaag gTTTCCTTTGAGGATGTGATCGCAGAACCTGTTGCGACACAAAGTTTCGATGGCATCTGGATTTGCAGCCACGCCTCGTTTGAAGTCAGCAAGTTCCTGCTTTACAAAGTGCTCACTCTCTTCCTGGCCATCCCACTGGCCTTCATCATCGGCATTCTCTTTGCCGTCACATCTTACGTCCACATTTG GTTTCTAATGCCCATTGTGAAGACCTTCATGATGATTCTGCCCCCCATTAAGATCATCTGGAAAAGTATTATGGACATGTTTGTTTCTCCTCTGTTCGAGAGTAAGGGCCGTTGCTTCTCTGCATTCAATATCCGCTTCTCTGAAATATAA